The Pyruvatibacter sp. HU-CL02332 genome includes a window with the following:
- a CDS encoding ABC transporter ATP-binding protein, translating into MTEVSVQDVWMEYGDQIVLERINFDVPAHSFISLVGPSGCGKSTFLRLLLSQERATRGAILIDGNPIAPNPEPDRGVVFQKYSVFPHLTAVENVMLGLEIERGGIFARLHGRARRTARAEAMEMLEGVGLGDSAKKYPSALSGGMQQRLAIAQALIMKPRVLLLDEPFGALDPGIRSEVHDLMLRLWWDTKMTVFMVTHDLSEAFYLGTRVIAFDRKRKREEELERYGATIAFDTLTDPAPFIAKLKAQEAAAG; encoded by the coding sequence ATGACCGAAGTCAGTGTCCAGGATGTCTGGATGGAGTATGGCGACCAGATTGTTCTGGAGCGCATCAACTTTGACGTGCCGGCCCACTCGTTCATTTCACTTGTGGGTCCGTCTGGATGTGGCAAGTCGACATTTCTACGGCTCTTGCTCAGTCAGGAAAGAGCAACACGTGGAGCCATACTCATTGACGGCAACCCCATTGCTCCCAACCCAGAGCCTGACAGAGGCGTTGTGTTCCAGAAATACTCCGTGTTTCCACATCTGACAGCTGTCGAAAACGTAATGCTCGGGCTTGAGATTGAGCGCGGCGGCATCTTTGCTCGATTGCATGGGCGTGCGCGGCGCACAGCGCGTGCAGAAGCAATGGAAATGCTTGAGGGCGTTGGACTTGGAGACTCGGCCAAGAAGTATCCCTCTGCGCTTTCAGGTGGCATGCAGCAACGCCTTGCCATTGCTCAAGCGCTTATAATGAAGCCTCGGGTCCTGCTGCTGGACGAACCTTTCGGCGCTCTTGATCCAGGTATCCGGTCTGAAGTACATGACTTGATGTTGCGGCTTTGGTGGGACACCAAAATGACCGTGTTCATGGTCACTCACGATTTGAGTGAGGCCTTTTACCTTGGCACGCGGGTCATCGCCTTTGACCGCAAACGCAAAAGAGAAGAGGAACTGGAGCGCTACGGCGCGACGATTGCCTTTGATACCCTGACCGACCCCGCCCCCTTTATCGCCAAGCTCAAGGCTCAGGAGGCAGCGGCAGGATGA
- a CDS encoding urea amidolyase associated protein UAAP1 — MRPRSETHQSEIILSETMQGGAHWSLTIRAGFTLRLTDSEGGANVGMLFYNPANPLERYNAPDTLKCQHTFKLTKGNCLYSDMGRIFCSIVEDTHGWHDTVCGNSTRAGLEGRYGAMTYQEYRNERAQNGLDSFLVEGAKYGLGKKDLAANVNWFSTVKTDADGTLGFVQDGGTTGAHVELRFEMDTLVLLHTCPHPLDPSPTYAPKPVRVELFEAQPVADDDFCRTSRPENGRGFENTELYRRGSIGSSPSMGGN; from the coding sequence ATGAGACCCCGAAGCGAGACGCATCAAAGTGAAATCATCCTCAGTGAAACCATGCAGGGCGGCGCCCATTGGTCACTGACTATCAGGGCGGGCTTCACGCTGCGCCTAACGGATAGTGAAGGCGGCGCCAATGTCGGCATGCTTTTCTACAATCCGGCAAATCCGCTGGAACGCTACAACGCACCTGACACTCTCAAATGTCAGCACACCTTCAAGCTGACCAAAGGCAATTGCCTCTATTCAGATATGGGTCGGATTTTCTGCTCCATCGTCGAAGACACACATGGTTGGCACGACACCGTCTGCGGCAACAGCACGCGCGCGGGTCTGGAGGGTCGCTACGGCGCGATGACGTACCAGGAGTACCGAAACGAGCGTGCTCAGAACGGTCTGGACAGTTTTCTTGTTGAAGGTGCGAAATACGGATTGGGCAAAAAGGATCTTGCTGCAAACGTAAATTGGTTCAGCACGGTCAAGACCGATGCTGACGGCACACTTGGATTTGTTCAAGACGGTGGGACAACTGGTGCCCATGTAGAACTGCGCTTTGAGATGGATACACTGGTGCTGCTTCATACCTGCCCTCACCCCTTGGATCCGTCGCCGACCTACGCTCCCAAACCCGTACGTGTCGAGCTCTTTGAAGCGCAACCTGTCGCCGACGATGATTTCTGCAGGACATCGCGCCCGGAAAACGGACGGGGTTTTGAAAATACGGAGCTGTATCGCCGCGGGTCAATCGGCTCTTCACCGTCGATGGGTGGGAATTGA
- a CDS encoding urea amidolyase associated protein UAAP2, protein MIKESPFHSDKALYREIVEAGAYWMHVVEKGQVLRILDLEGNQAADTLFYNATDPTERYSAIDTIREQGNVYLTAGTKLLSTENNVMLEITADTCGQHDTLGGACATESNTVRYAHDTKYMHACRDSWLLAVAENDGYDMSKRDITHNINFFMNVPVTPEGGLTFEDGISAPGKYVEMRAEMDVLVLVSNCPQLNNPCNAYNPTPIEMLIWDGASA, encoded by the coding sequence ATGATCAAGGAAAGCCCATTCCACTCCGACAAGGCACTCTACCGCGAGATCGTGGAGGCAGGCGCATACTGGATGCATGTGGTCGAAAAGGGCCAGGTGCTCAGAATTCTCGATCTTGAGGGAAACCAGGCAGCGGACACCCTGTTTTACAATGCCACTGATCCAACGGAGCGCTATAGCGCAATTGATACCATCCGCGAGCAGGGCAACGTCTACCTCACTGCCGGGACGAAACTTCTTTCAACCGAAAACAATGTGATGCTGGAAATAACGGCTGACACGTGCGGGCAGCACGACACGTTGGGCGGAGCTTGCGCAACGGAATCCAATACCGTGCGCTATGCCCATGACACCAAGTACATGCATGCGTGTCGAGACAGCTGGCTTCTGGCCGTCGCTGAAAATGATGGGTACGACATGTCAAAACGTGACATCACGCATAACATCAACTTCTTCATGAATGTGCCGGTAACGCCCGAAGGTGGCCTGACTTTCGAGGATGGCATCAGTGCGCCAGGAAAATACGTGGAAATGCGCGCTGAGATGGATGTGCTTGTGCTCGTTTCCAACTGCCCGCAATTGAATAATCCCTGCAACGCGTACAACCCGACCCCGATCGAAATGCTGATCTGGGACGGGGCGTCGGCGTGA
- the uca gene encoding urea carboxylase, which yields MFNTVLVANRGEIACRIIRTLKVMGVKSVAIYSEADRHSLHVQQADEAYCVGPAAVSESYLNIPKILSICREASVDAVHPGYGFLSENADFAERLGEDGIVFIGPRPDHLREFGTKHTARALAQEAGVPLLPGTELLLSLREALTAADDIGYPVMLKSTAGGGGIGLQLCQSSTELEKAFESVRRMGEANFGNAGVFLEKFVSDARHIEVQIFGDGEGNVVTLGERDCSLQRRNQKVVEETPAPGISDEQRIALADAAYSLGSSVSYASAGTVEFIYDIREKQFYFLEVNTRLQVEHGVTEEVFGIDLVEWMVRLAGGDLAPLAEKSLTASGAAMEVRINAEDPGRNFMPSAGRLTEVGFGPNTRVDGWIETGTVVTSHYDSLLAKLIVKGKDRTDALVKLQQALEDTSLYGIETNLDYLGTIAASSMFADANVSTRVLGEFDYQPRRIEVIAAGAQSSVQDLPGRVGYWAVGVPPSGPMDDLSFRLANRLVGNEESAAGLEFAVTGPTLRFASAATIALAGANMSAKLDGVEIPNWEAVEVAAGQTLTLGAIVGAGNRTYLAIRNGIDAPSYLGSRSTFILGGFGGHATGQLRTGDIIRLNRDGATAATLPPIIPSNRPALTKEWELGVLYGPHGAPDFFTESDIETLFETSYEVHFNSARTGVRLIGPKPEWAREDGGEAGLHPSNIHDNAYAVGTIDFTGDMPIILGPDGPSLGGFVCPVTLANAELWKMGQLHPGDRVRFVPLTADEAVALDEKRKHFVERPTVAAPEIISHTASRGHSAQQPAILGKGETNGIEVVYRRAGDAYLLIEFGPLVLDLRLRLQVTALMAWLEEAAPDGIIDLTPGIRSLQVHYDPTCLSTSQLLDFLKQAEGEMARAEDLTVPSRVVHLPLSWRDEQTELAMQKYQELVRADAPWCPSNVEFIRRINGLADEQAVKDIVFDADYLVLGLGDVYLGAPVATPIDPRHRLVTTKYNPARTWTPENAVGIGGAYMCIYGMEGPGGYQLFGRTLQVWSTWQQRGNFQQGKPWLLRFFDRIKFFPVSPEELLEARDAFPHGAYEIEVEDGSFNLATHEAALATDQDAIHAFKDTQQRAFEAERQRWRDQGIDQVAIEEAFAVDEPDIVVPDGGFAIEASLPGNVWKVLVKPGQSVEVGDPVVILESMKMEVEIVSPQAGLVHDILCKAGQTVDPGQTVMVMSVDVGAVQHA from the coding sequence ATGTTTAACACTGTTCTTGTCGCCAATAGAGGCGAGATAGCCTGCCGCATCATCCGAACCCTGAAGGTTATGGGTGTGAAGTCGGTTGCCATCTACTCAGAAGCAGACCGACACTCTTTGCATGTTCAGCAAGCGGACGAGGCCTATTGCGTAGGTCCCGCCGCGGTGTCTGAAAGCTACCTCAACATCCCAAAGATCCTCTCCATCTGCCGAGAGGCTTCGGTGGACGCTGTCCATCCCGGCTATGGGTTCTTGAGCGAGAATGCCGACTTTGCGGAGCGGCTTGGGGAAGATGGCATTGTGTTCATTGGCCCAAGACCAGACCACCTGCGCGAGTTTGGGACCAAGCATACAGCTCGCGCTCTTGCTCAGGAGGCAGGTGTACCTCTCCTGCCCGGCACAGAACTGCTTCTCAGTCTGCGTGAAGCGCTTACAGCAGCCGACGACATTGGATATCCGGTGATGCTCAAGAGCACGGCCGGCGGTGGCGGCATCGGCCTGCAGCTTTGCCAGTCCAGCACTGAACTCGAAAAGGCGTTCGAGTCAGTCCGCCGCATGGGCGAAGCCAATTTCGGAAATGCCGGTGTGTTTCTGGAAAAATTTGTAAGCGATGCCCGCCATATAGAGGTTCAGATATTTGGTGATGGCGAGGGCAATGTCGTTACCCTCGGCGAGCGCGACTGCTCGCTGCAACGGCGCAACCAGAAGGTTGTAGAAGAGACTCCCGCGCCGGGCATCTCTGACGAGCAACGCATTGCCCTTGCAGATGCTGCCTACAGTCTTGGTTCTTCAGTTTCCTATGCCTCCGCGGGAACGGTCGAATTCATCTATGACATCCGCGAGAAGCAATTCTACTTCCTCGAAGTCAACACGCGGTTGCAGGTCGAACATGGTGTCACTGAAGAAGTCTTTGGGATTGACCTGGTCGAGTGGATGGTGCGGTTGGCTGGCGGCGATTTAGCACCACTCGCCGAAAAGTCTCTGACCGCATCAGGGGCAGCTATGGAGGTGCGCATCAATGCGGAAGACCCCGGTCGCAACTTCATGCCCAGCGCAGGTCGGCTGACGGAGGTTGGTTTTGGTCCCAACACCCGCGTGGATGGGTGGATCGAGACGGGCACAGTGGTGACGTCTCACTATGATTCGCTGCTTGCTAAGCTCATCGTCAAAGGCAAAGACAGAACCGATGCACTGGTGAAGCTACAACAGGCGCTCGAGGATACATCGCTCTATGGAATAGAAACCAACCTGGACTATCTGGGCACCATCGCCGCATCGAGCATGTTCGCCGACGCCAACGTCTCAACACGGGTGCTAGGAGAGTTCGACTATCAACCAAGACGAATTGAGGTGATAGCCGCCGGCGCGCAATCGAGTGTTCAGGACCTTCCCGGTCGCGTCGGGTATTGGGCCGTTGGGGTTCCGCCAAGCGGGCCAATGGATGACTTATCGTTCCGCCTCGCCAACCGACTTGTGGGCAACGAAGAATCTGCTGCCGGGCTTGAGTTTGCCGTCACCGGCCCAACATTGCGATTTGCCTCTGCCGCAACCATTGCTCTTGCCGGCGCGAACATGTCGGCGAAACTTGATGGCGTTGAAATACCCAATTGGGAAGCGGTGGAGGTTGCGGCCGGTCAAACCCTGACACTCGGTGCCATTGTTGGCGCTGGCAACCGGACGTATCTCGCTATTCGCAATGGGATTGATGCACCGTCCTATCTGGGAAGCCGATCCACTTTCATTTTGGGTGGCTTTGGTGGCCATGCGACAGGACAGCTGCGGACCGGTGACATCATTCGGTTGAATCGCGATGGCGCGACCGCCGCAACGCTGCCGCCGATCATCCCGAGCAACCGCCCCGCCCTTACGAAGGAATGGGAGCTCGGTGTCCTCTATGGCCCCCATGGCGCGCCGGACTTCTTTACTGAGTCCGACATCGAAACGCTGTTTGAAACATCCTATGAGGTTCATTTCAACAGCGCACGAACGGGCGTCCGTCTGATTGGACCTAAACCCGAATGGGCCAGAGAGGATGGAGGCGAAGCTGGGCTGCATCCCTCCAACATCCACGACAATGCGTATGCCGTTGGAACCATCGATTTCACCGGAGACATGCCGATTATTCTGGGGCCTGACGGCCCAAGTCTTGGAGGCTTCGTCTGTCCGGTCACTCTGGCAAACGCAGAACTCTGGAAAATGGGTCAATTGCACCCGGGTGACCGCGTCCGCTTTGTACCTCTGACAGCTGACGAGGCAGTTGCCCTTGATGAGAAACGAAAGCATTTTGTCGAGCGGCCTACAGTGGCAGCGCCTGAAATCATCTCGCACACAGCGTCTCGTGGGCACAGCGCCCAACAACCGGCAATTTTGGGAAAGGGGGAAACCAACGGCATTGAAGTGGTGTATCGGCGCGCGGGCGACGCTTATCTTCTCATAGAGTTCGGGCCGCTTGTTCTGGATCTGCGGTTGCGATTGCAGGTGACGGCTTTGATGGCGTGGCTCGAAGAGGCCGCGCCTGACGGCATCATTGATCTCACCCCGGGTATCCGATCCCTTCAGGTCCATTATGACCCAACATGCTTGTCGACAAGCCAGCTGCTTGACTTCCTCAAGCAGGCCGAGGGTGAAATGGCTCGCGCAGAAGATCTGACGGTGCCGAGCCGCGTGGTCCATCTGCCGTTGAGCTGGCGTGACGAACAAACTGAACTCGCCATGCAGAAGTACCAAGAGCTTGTTCGCGCGGATGCACCCTGGTGCCCGTCAAATGTCGAGTTCATTCGCCGCATCAACGGTTTGGCTGATGAGCAGGCGGTCAAAGACATTGTGTTTGATGCCGACTATCTGGTCCTTGGCCTAGGTGACGTGTATTTGGGCGCACCAGTGGCAACGCCGATAGATCCACGACATCGTCTTGTAACGACAAAGTACAATCCGGCGCGCACATGGACGCCCGAAAACGCTGTCGGCATCGGTGGGGCATACATGTGCATCTACGGCATGGAGGGGCCCGGTGGGTATCAGCTCTTTGGCCGAACGTTGCAGGTATGGAGCACGTGGCAGCAACGCGGCAACTTCCAACAGGGCAAACCATGGCTGCTTAGATTTTTTGACCGGATCAAATTCTTCCCTGTATCGCCTGAAGAGTTGCTGGAAGCACGGGATGCGTTTCCACATGGCGCCTATGAGATTGAAGTGGAGGACGGTTCATTCAATCTGGCAACTCATGAGGCAGCGCTTGCCACCGATCAGGATGCTATCCACGCCTTCAAAGATACTCAGCAAAGAGCGTTCGAAGCGGAACGACAAAGGTGGCGCGATCAGGGGATTGACCAAGTCGCCATCGAGGAAGCGTTCGCGGTGGATGAGCCAGACATTGTCGTTCCCGATGGTGGGTTCGCCATTGAGGCATCTCTGCCCGGCAACGTGTGGAAGGTCCTCGTAAAACCGGGCCAGTCCGTCGAGGTGGGAGATCCGGTTGTCATTCTTGAAAGCATGAAGATGGAAGTCGAGATAGTGTCTCCTCAAGCTGGTCTGGTTCACGATATTCTCTGCAAAGCTGGACAAACCGTCGATCCAGGCCAGACCGTCATGGTAATGTCGGTTGATGTTGGAGCAGTCCAGCATGCTTGA